In Pedobacter heparinus DSM 2366, the following are encoded in one genomic region:
- the rpsN gene encoding 30S ribosomal protein S14, whose protein sequence is MAKEGVKAREIKRQKLVAKYAEKRAELKAAGDYEGLDKLPKNSSAVRLHNRCKLTGRPRGYMRTFGISRVLFRDMALAGKIPGVRKASW, encoded by the coding sequence ATGGCAAAAGAAGGTGTAAAAGCTCGCGAAATTAAGCGCCAGAAGCTGGTTGCTAAGTATGCAGAGAAACGTGCAGAACTTAAAGCTGCCGGAGACTATGAAGGATTAGACAAGTTACCAAAAAACTCATCGGCTGTACGTTTGCACAACCGTTGTAAATTAACTGGCCGTCCTCGTGGTTACATGCGTACTTTCGGTATATCAAGGGTATTGTTCCGTGATATGGCTTTGGCAGGTAAAATACCTGGGGTAAGAAAAGCAAGCTGGTAA
- the rpsH gene encoding 30S ribosomal protein S8 codes for MNTDPIADYLTRVRNAIKANHRIVEIPASNLKKEITKVLFDKGYIANYKFEDTTTQGTIKIALKYNAITKIPAIRTLTRISKPGLRQYAGVDNMPRVLNGLGIAILSTSKGVMTDKEAAKLNIGGEVLCHVY; via the coding sequence ATGAATACAGATCCAATAGCAGATTATCTTACAAGAGTAAGAAATGCCATAAAGGCAAATCACAGAATTGTAGAGATTCCTGCATCAAACCTTAAAAAGGAAATTACTAAAGTACTTTTTGACAAAGGTTACATTGCTAACTACAAATTTGAGGATACTACAACTCAAGGCACTATTAAAATTGCATTGAAGTACAATGCGATCACTAAAATCCCGGCGATCCGTACGTTAACACGTATTAGCAAACCAGGTTTAAGGCAATATGCCGGTGTGGATAATATGCCAAGAGTATTAAATGGTTTAGGTATTGCAATTTTATCTACATCTAAGGGTGTTATGACCGATAAAGAGGCTGCTAAACTAAACATTGGTGGCGAAGTTTTGTGTCACGTTTATTAA